A part of Candidatus Zixiibacteriota bacterium genomic DNA contains:
- a CDS encoding phosphopantetheine-binding protein, whose translation MYQGIQQEIVAVIRDVGNLSGDIPSDKDLYSELGVESVNSIHLLLALEDKFGVSIDDTQFVRARTVAGLTNLIADLRGS comes from the coding sequence ATGTATCAGGGGATCCAACAAGAGATTGTGGCAGTCATTCGAGATGTGGGAAATCTGTCCGGCGATATTCCCTCAGACAAGGATTTGTACTCTGAACTCGGAGTTGAATCGGTCAACTCGATCCATTTGCTGCTGGCTCTGGAAGACAAATTCGGCGTGTCAATCGATGATACGCAGTTTGTCCGGGCGCGCACGGTTGCCGGGCTCACCAACCTGATTGCGGATTTGCGGGGGAGCTGA
- a CDS encoding acyltransferase, whose amino-acid sequence MKEVLKYTVYLVGTLCGGLIGFPLGLLAFVEKWTIRTEGVYLFGAQLVALFPGWPGNFIRSAYYLIALDSFHITAIISFGTYFSNRASRVRQAAGTGAYCIIGMTDIGESVRIASRVSITSGIHQHGSSATIGSSSSAAGHRRRVSIGRGAWIGEGAVIGADIGAGAVVAMGAVVTKPVPPYAMAMGNPARLMPTVSVTAPGQVSASADLEQRTPREVNPPARESTA is encoded by the coding sequence GTGAAAGAAGTGCTGAAATACACGGTGTATCTGGTCGGAACGCTGTGCGGCGGTCTGATCGGATTCCCGCTGGGCCTGCTGGCCTTCGTGGAGAAGTGGACTATTCGCACCGAGGGCGTCTACCTTTTCGGGGCGCAGCTGGTCGCCTTGTTCCCCGGCTGGCCGGGCAATTTCATTCGGTCGGCGTACTACCTGATTGCGCTCGATTCTTTTCACATCACCGCGATTATCAGTTTCGGGACTTATTTTTCGAACCGCGCGTCGCGTGTCAGGCAAGCAGCCGGAACCGGCGCATACTGCATTATCGGCATGACCGATATCGGGGAAAGCGTCCGAATCGCCAGTCGTGTGTCAATCACGTCGGGAATCCACCAGCACGGGTCGTCGGCTACGATTGGTTCTTCAAGTTCAGCGGCCGGACATCGCCGACGAGTTTCAATCGGCCGTGGGGCGTGGATCGGTGAAGGCGCCGTGATTGGTGCGGATATCGGAGCGGGGGCGGTAGTCGCCATGGGGGCGGTAGTCACGAAGCCGGTTCCCCCGTATGCTATGGCGATGGGAAATCCCGCCCGGTTGATGCCGACCGTGTCGGTAACCGCTCCCGGTCAGGTATCGGCTTCCGCCGACCTCGAGCAGCGGACTCCCCGCGAAGTTAATCCACCCGCCCGCGAATCAACCGCTTGA
- a CDS encoding polysaccharide deacetylase family protein has translation MLAQLIDRIGQRCGLWRLAFALERLRFPSEPMLVVFTYHRVVDHDKGKVGFLGYDWGLDYRLFADHLDAIGRYFDVVDLPAFIDILDGKKTIERRTALITFDDADSDFADYALPALRRHNFPAVVFVPTAYVDTERRFWHLRITNVVTKLDTPALERMKADPGAVPDDVRTLIARASVATYEERRALGRALCRLLDDQPQEMIDRAVAQLERHVDQTYAIGVGCMSWETMRSLQTSRIDFQSHTVNHRKLALLKADEIRDELIGSRQDLEKHLNATVTAICYPAGSFSEKVLDIAPSCGYSVGFTTQLGVPTYPLAGPARYALPRLTINGDNRPEVFSYVGKLALKRLIRGRVD, from the coding sequence ATGCTGGCACAACTCATCGACCGTATCGGACAACGCTGCGGACTCTGGCGACTCGCATTCGCTCTCGAGAGACTGCGATTTCCGTCGGAGCCCATGCTGGTCGTTTTCACCTATCATCGCGTGGTCGACCACGACAAGGGCAAAGTCGGCTTCCTCGGATACGACTGGGGGCTCGATTACCGGCTGTTCGCCGATCATCTCGATGCTATCGGGAGGTATTTCGACGTTGTCGATCTACCCGCGTTCATCGATATTCTGGACGGCAAGAAAACTATCGAGCGACGCACGGCGCTGATCACATTTGACGACGCCGACAGCGATTTTGCAGACTACGCCCTGCCGGCGCTCCGTCGTCACAATTTCCCGGCCGTGGTCTTCGTGCCGACCGCCTATGTCGATACCGAGAGACGGTTCTGGCACCTGCGCATCACCAACGTCGTCACCAAGCTCGACACGCCGGCTCTGGAACGAATGAAAGCCGATCCCGGAGCCGTCCCCGATGATGTGAGAACTCTCATCGCTCGCGCTTCCGTGGCGACGTACGAGGAGCGCCGGGCGCTGGGACGAGCGCTGTGCCGGCTGCTCGACGATCAGCCGCAGGAGATGATCGATCGTGCAGTTGCCCAGCTCGAGCGGCATGTGGACCAGACGTATGCGATCGGGGTCGGCTGCATGAGCTGGGAGACTATGCGTTCGTTGCAGACATCGAGAATCGACTTCCAGTCCCACACCGTCAACCATCGTAAGCTCGCGTTATTGAAAGCCGATGAGATTCGCGACGAACTGATTGGCTCCAGGCAGGACCTCGAGAAGCACCTGAACGCAACCGTGACGGCGATCTGCTACCCGGCAGGGTCGTTCAGCGAAAAGGTCCTTGATATAGCGCCATCCTGCGGTTACTCGGTCGGCTTTACCACGCAACTCGGCGTCCCGACCTATCCGCTCGCCGGCCCGGCGCGTTATGCTCTCCCGCGCCTCACCATCAACGGCGACAATCGACCTGAAGTATTTTCGTACGTCGGTAAGCTGGCGCTCAAGCGGTTGATTCGCGGGCGGGTGGATTAA
- a CDS encoding GNAT family N-acetyltransferase, whose amino-acid sequence MEYKILRADLAKDGADIVRFWDTQFHGWPVKKFKWFYQDNPAGPGDCWIVREPKDNTIVGSIACFPKQMIIGGTRVMIGLGGDLGVNSEHRRQGLALALRKAMIAHKDVAGYPFLVGTPNANSARITERAGYTIIGGLKRMVKVLHARSYVQRVVKIGALSGLLAKPVDGVMALASKERKYRDNGMYRYEILTEFDGRFDTLSEEGSRQYAMVAARSSRFLNWRFAECPYKSYRVFALSDAKASRLLGYIVFRTSDNDISINDIFTVDNRTVLEPLIGEFILWSRAERIDTLTFFFFGNPAMYAKFEEFGFKMRADDRIKVIVYADQGAPYRELAYSSEQWHFTNGDNDV is encoded by the coding sequence AATACAAAATCCTCAGAGCTGACCTGGCCAAAGACGGCGCAGACATCGTCCGATTCTGGGATACCCAGTTTCACGGCTGGCCGGTAAAGAAATTCAAATGGTTCTATCAGGATAATCCTGCGGGACCCGGTGATTGCTGGATCGTCCGCGAGCCGAAAGACAACACGATAGTCGGGTCGATCGCCTGTTTTCCGAAGCAGATGATTATCGGCGGCACGCGAGTCATGATTGGCCTCGGCGGCGACCTCGGCGTCAACAGCGAGCATCGTCGCCAGGGACTGGCCCTCGCCCTGCGGAAGGCGATGATTGCGCACAAGGACGTCGCGGGGTACCCCTTTCTGGTGGGCACTCCCAACGCCAATTCGGCCCGCATCACGGAGCGGGCAGGGTATACGATCATCGGCGGCCTGAAACGCATGGTCAAAGTGTTACACGCCCGATCCTATGTCCAGCGCGTGGTGAAAATCGGCGCGTTGTCCGGGCTTCTGGCGAAACCCGTCGATGGTGTTATGGCCCTGGCGTCAAAGGAGCGGAAATACCGTGATAACGGCATGTATCGCTACGAAATCCTTACCGAGTTCGATGGTCGCTTCGATACCCTCAGCGAGGAAGGATCACGGCAGTATGCCATGGTTGCCGCGCGCTCCAGTCGCTTTCTGAACTGGCGGTTTGCCGAGTGTCCCTACAAGTCTTATCGGGTGTTCGCCCTCAGCGACGCGAAAGCGTCGCGGCTGCTCGGCTACATCGTTTTTCGCACGAGTGACAACGACATCAGCATCAACGACATTTTCACTGTCGACAACCGGACCGTACTTGAGCCGCTGATCGGAGAATTCATCCTCTGGTCGCGCGCCGAACGAATCGATACCCTGACCTTCTTCTTCTTCGGCAATCCGGCCATGTACGCGAAATTCGAGGAGTTCGGTTTCAAAATGCGCGCTGATGATCGAATCAAGGTAATCGTGTATGCCGATCAGGGAGCGCCGTACCGGGAACTGGCGTACTCGTCCGAGCAGTGGCACTTCACCAACGGCGACAACGACGTATAG